A window from Luteibacter flocculans encodes these proteins:
- a CDS encoding MIP/aquaporin family protein encodes MSVYLSEFLGTMVMILLGDGVVAGVLLKDSKAENAGWGVITWAWGLAVLMGIFVAAKSGAHMNPAITLALAAIGKLSWSLVPGYVAAQMAGAFTGAVLVYLTYLAHWGRTPDPTKKLGVFCTIPAVRSLPANILTEVIGTFVLVYCVLAIGSNDLSKGIAPIAVALLVVVIGMCLGGPTGYAINPARDFGPRVAHALLPIPGKGGSDFAYAPVPIIGSIIGALLAAFAYTAIAA; translated from the coding sequence ATGTCGGTGTATCTGAGTGAGTTCCTCGGAACGATGGTGATGATTCTGCTCGGCGACGGTGTCGTCGCAGGCGTGCTGTTGAAGGATTCGAAGGCCGAGAATGCCGGCTGGGGGGTGATCACGTGGGCCTGGGGGCTTGCCGTGCTCATGGGCATCTTTGTCGCCGCAAAGAGCGGCGCGCACATGAATCCGGCGATTACCCTGGCCCTCGCAGCGATCGGCAAGCTCTCGTGGTCGCTCGTTCCGGGATACGTGGCAGCGCAGATGGCAGGCGCATTCACGGGCGCGGTGCTCGTCTATCTCACCTATCTCGCTCACTGGGGCCGCACGCCGGATCCCACGAAGAAACTGGGCGTGTTCTGCACCATTCCTGCCGTGCGCTCGCTGCCGGCCAACATCCTGACCGAGGTCATCGGCACCTTCGTGCTGGTCTACTGCGTGCTCGCCATCGGCAGCAACGATCTGTCCAAGGGCATTGCACCCATCGCCGTCGCCCTGCTCGTGGTCGTGATCGGCATGTGCCTGGGTGGTCCGACCGGCTACGCCATCAACCCGGCGCGTGATTTCGGCCCGCGCGTGGCGCACGCGCTGCTCCCGATCCCGGGCAAGGGTGGTTCGGATTTCGCCTATGCACCGGTTCCCATTATCGGTTCGATCATCGGCGCCTTGCTCGCCGCCTTCGCCTATACCGCTATCGCGGCATGA
- the glpD gene encoding glycerol-3-phosphate dehydrogenase: MVEQVDVLVVGGGVNGVGIARDAVGRGLSVWLCERDDLASHTSSASTKLIHGGLRYLEQFEFALVGKALAEREVLLRAAPHIIWPLRFVLPHQPHLRPAWMIRIGLFLYDHLGRGRRTLPGSRRVRFGKHVTGAPLRDEFSVGFVYSDAWVQDARLVVLNAMDAARRGARIETHTKCVSARRDGDGWTAELEARDGSRHFVKARALVNAAGPWAASFLDDVVRLKHQHTLRLIKGSHIVVPKIFEHRYAYIFQQPDRRIVFAIPYERDFTLIGTTDIEYHDDPSHPHIGTDETSYLCDAANRYFKKQLTPSDVVWSYSGVRPLLQDEAGSASEVTRDYLLDVNQDGAPLLNVFGGKLTTYRKLSEEAVDRLAPLLGNRNPAWTADAPPLPGGGERDTDELLADIRSSRPWLPEKLAWRLVHSYGTRARDLLGEASGLDALGENFGSDLYQAEVDYLVRHEWATEAEDILWRRTKVGLRVTPPDVERLSAYLATKR; this comes from the coding sequence ATGGTCGAGCAGGTCGATGTCTTGGTGGTAGGTGGCGGCGTCAATGGCGTCGGGATCGCTCGTGATGCGGTAGGTCGCGGACTGAGCGTGTGGTTGTGTGAACGCGACGACCTTGCATCCCACACGTCCAGCGCTTCCACGAAGCTGATCCACGGTGGTCTGCGCTATCTGGAGCAGTTCGAGTTTGCCCTCGTCGGCAAGGCGCTCGCCGAGCGTGAGGTACTGCTCCGCGCCGCGCCGCACATCATCTGGCCCCTGCGCTTCGTGCTGCCGCATCAGCCGCATCTGCGTCCTGCCTGGATGATTCGCATCGGCCTGTTCCTGTACGACCATCTGGGCCGTGGTCGTCGCACGCTGCCGGGTTCCCGCCGTGTGCGTTTCGGCAAGCACGTGACCGGCGCGCCCCTGCGCGACGAGTTCTCCGTGGGCTTCGTGTACTCGGATGCCTGGGTCCAGGACGCACGACTCGTTGTGCTGAATGCGATGGACGCGGCGCGGCGCGGTGCACGTATCGAAACCCACACGAAGTGCGTGAGCGCGCGCCGCGATGGCGACGGCTGGACGGCGGAGCTGGAAGCTCGCGACGGGTCGCGACACTTCGTCAAGGCGCGTGCGCTGGTTAATGCAGCGGGTCCCTGGGCCGCGAGCTTTCTCGACGACGTGGTGCGTCTCAAGCACCAGCACACGCTGCGCCTCATCAAGGGCAGTCACATCGTGGTGCCGAAGATCTTCGAGCACCGCTACGCGTACATCTTCCAGCAGCCCGATCGCCGCATCGTCTTCGCCATCCCGTATGAGCGCGACTTCACGCTGATCGGCACGACCGACATCGAATACCACGACGACCCCTCGCATCCTCACATCGGTACGGACGAAACCAGCTACCTGTGCGATGCCGCGAACCGTTACTTCAAGAAGCAACTCACGCCTTCCGACGTCGTCTGGAGTTACAGCGGGGTACGCCCGCTGCTGCAGGACGAAGCAGGCAGTGCATCCGAAGTGACGCGCGACTACCTGCTCGATGTCAATCAGGACGGCGCACCGCTGCTCAATGTCTTTGGCGGCAAGCTCACGACCTATCGCAAGCTCTCCGAAGAGGCCGTCGATCGCCTGGCCCCGTTGCTCGGCAACCGTAACCCGGCGTGGACCGCCGATGCACCTCCGCTACCTGGCGGTGGCGAGCGCGATACCGACGAGTTGCTCGCCGACATTCGCTCGAGCCGCCCCTGGCTGCCTGAAAAGCTCGCATGGCGCCTGGTGCATAGCTACGGAACCCGCGCGCGCGATCTGCTCGGCGAAGCCTCGGGCCTCGATGCGCTCGGCGAGAACTTCGGCTCCGATCTTTACCAGGCGGAAGTCGACTATCTCGTCCGGCACGAGTGGGCCACCGAAGCCGAAGACATTCTCTGGCGTCGCACCAAAGTCGGCTTGCGGGTTACACCGCCCGACGTGGAGCGCCTGTCCGCTTACCTGGCGACGAAGCGCTGA
- a CDS encoding DeoR family transcriptional regulator, translating to MDPRLNRRQEELIAIVQREGFAGVDELASHFDVAPQTIRRDLNLLADAGLIRRYHGGVSAPSSVENVAYAARQSLQAAEKNRIAASIAREIPDGSSLFINLGTTNEGVGRALLEHRDLRVITNNLNIAILLSDNPTFEVIVAGGVVRGRDHGVTGEATIELIRQFKVDFGIIGISGIELDGTLLDFDFHEVRVAQAIIEHSRQVFLGADHSKIGRNAMVRLGDFSHVDAWFTDRPPPDVLIPVLDAAGTQVHVAED from the coding sequence ATGGATCCACGACTCAATCGGCGGCAGGAAGAATTGATTGCTATCGTCCAGCGCGAAGGCTTCGCTGGCGTGGACGAGTTGGCCAGTCATTTCGACGTGGCCCCACAGACGATTCGCCGCGACCTGAATCTCCTCGCCGACGCCGGCTTGATTCGTCGCTATCACGGGGGCGTCAGTGCTCCCTCGAGCGTTGAGAACGTCGCGTATGCCGCGCGGCAGTCGCTGCAGGCCGCGGAGAAGAACCGCATCGCTGCATCCATCGCGCGGGAAATTCCCGATGGATCGTCGCTCTTCATCAATCTCGGCACGACAAACGAAGGCGTCGGTCGCGCGCTGCTTGAGCATCGCGATCTGCGCGTCATCACGAACAACCTCAACATCGCCATTTTGTTGAGCGACAACCCCACCTTCGAGGTAATCGTTGCCGGTGGTGTGGTGCGCGGCCGAGATCACGGCGTGACGGGCGAGGCGACGATCGAACTCATCCGCCAGTTCAAGGTGGACTTCGGCATCATCGGTATCTCCGGTATCGAACTCGACGGCACCTTGCTCGACTTCGATTTTCACGAGGTGCGCGTCGCGCAGGCGATCATCGAGCACTCGCGCCAGGTCTTCCTCGGCGCCGACCACAGCAAGATCGGTCGAAATGCGATGGTTCGCCTCGGCGACTTTTCGCATGTCGATGCATGGTTCACCGATCGTCCGCCGCCCGACGTGCTTATCCCCGTCCTCGATGCAGCTGGCACGCAGGTGCACGTGGCCGAGGACTGA